The Candidatus Endomicrobium procryptotermitis DNA window ATAACGTCCACCGCTATTATAGCCAAACTTTCGGGCAAGTTTTATCGCACATTCATTTGCTTCCGCCCCGGAATTTGCAAGAAAAACTTTTCCTGCGGAAAAAGTCCTTTTCACAAGCTCTTCTCCAAGTTCAATCTGCGTGCTTGAATAATAGAGATTTGAAACATGCGCATACGAATCAAGCTGTTTTTTTATCGATTTAATCACGCTCTCATTACAATGTCCTAAATTGCAAACGCTTATTCCGGAAAAGAAATCCAGATATTTTTTTCCTTTATCGTCCCATATAAATGAGCCTTTGGCCTTTTTTACAACCAGATTGTTTCGTTTGTATGTGTGCATTAAATATTTATTTTCTTTTTGTATTATGTTCATTTCAGCCTTCTTTTATTTTTTTATAACTGTTCCGTAAATATTCTTTATGCCTTTCGATCCTTCGGCAATCCAGACTTCTTTAACGCCTTTTCGCACAGAATTGTCGCAGCCTTTTATTTTTGGTATCATTCCGCCGTTTACGGTTCCATTCTTAATTAAAGGAGCAATATCTTTTATTTTTATTTCTTTTATGGTCTTTTTATTCTTATCCAAAACTCCCGCTGCATCGGTTAAGAACACAAGCTTATCTGCTTTAAAAGCTATGGCTATAGCGGTTGCCAGAGTATCGGCATTGACGTTCATCGCGTTTGCTCTGCTGTCGGATGCTATTGAAGCTATTACGGGAAGAAATCCTGCCTTTATAAGCGTTTCTATAAGCTTTTTATTGACTTTTATCGGCTCTCCGACAAAACCTAATTTTTTTATCCGTCTGCATACAACGCTGTTACCGTCTTTTGCAGAAAAACCTACAGCAGCAACTTTATTTTTTATAAGTCCGCTCGTTAAAACTCTGTTTACTTTCCCGCACAGTGCCATTTCGACGACTTCAAGAGCTGATGCGTCGGTAAATCTGAAACCGTTCACAAATTTGCTTGTTATCGAAAATTTCTCCAAAAGCAAATTTATTTCGGGTCCGCCTCCGTGTACGAGTATTATATTTTGCCTTTGCGAAATTTCGGCCAGCTCTTTTAAAAACTTTCTCTGTACAGATGGATTTTTAGTTAAACTTCCTCCGAATTTCACCACAGTTAATTTTTTCATTTTTTTCCTTCTCACTGTTAAACCCTTTCGGCCAAACAGACAGAATTTTTACATTTCAATTTGAAACCACAGTTTCCACATTTTGACGTATTCGGACTAAAATCGTCATCCATTATTTTTTCGGCAGTTTCCAAAGCCAAATTTATGCCATTTTCTATTTCTTCGTGCGAACGTTTCGTATAAATCTTTATGTTATCGGACAAAAAATATGCCGATATTTTATCAGGCATAAAACCGAACACATTTTTGCAAGCATAGACATAAAAAGTAAGCTGCAAATCGCTGTCCACTCTTTGCTGGTCCCATGCTTTAAGATGCGTTTTGTAATCCATTATCTCTTTAGTTCCATCGGAATACTCATCTATCCTGTCAATAATTCCTATAAATCTATATTTTCCGATGTTTGCATCAAAAGATTTTTCCGTATATAAAATTTTTATGTCCAAAACTGAAAAAGATTTAAAATAATTTTCAAGCATCAAGGTTCCGCGCCTATAATATTCAAAATTCTGCTGCGCAGTTGCAAAACCTTTATTTTCCCACGATTCGTCATAACATTCCATCAGACCCGACAAATCCTTTCCGCCGCGGCTGTGATATTTTTCAAGGGTTTTATGTATTATCTGCCCGAAAGTTATATCGGCATTCAGTGGAATATATTGATTATCTATATAAATGAGTTTATATTTATACGGACAAAACAAATACGTATTTATCCTAGAATAACTTATTTTAAAATCCGCCCTGTCAAACCCGTATTTCATTTTCAGGCCTATAAAAAGAAACTACTGTATCCCCGTATTTTTCTGTTCTAAATAAATCAAGCCCAGCGACGTTCCCCACTGACTCTTTAATATGTTTTTGTGTTATGATAATGGAATCCTTTTTTAAAATATCATATTTTACCGCATTTTTAAGAGTCGGATACGTAAGGGTAAGCGCTTTTTTGTCTCCATCTTTATACGGAGGTCCCATAAAAACTATATCGTATTTGCCGGCAATAAGTTCAAACTGTTTAATTACATTGCATCTTACTATTGCAGCTCTGTCATTATATCCACACATATTCACATTGTTTTTTATAAGTTTTAAAGATGCTTCGCTTATTTCGGCAAAAACACATTTTTTGGCCCCTCTGGAAAGAGCTTCTATTCCAACCGAACCAACGCCGGCAAACAAATCCAAAAAATCACAGTCTGGAAGTCTAAACTGAATGATATCAAAAACAGATTTTTTCATTCTTCCAAGCATCGGACGGATAGACAAATCGTCCTGTGGCAAGGTTTTCAGTATTCTCCCGCGGGCATCTCCTGCGATAATTTTTAAAGTCACTTATTATTCTCCGAAAACCTGCACGAATACTTTTCTGCTTCGGGGTCTGTTATCAAAATCGACTAAGATTATCTGCTGCCATGTTCCCAGCAGCAAAGATTTTGACGCTATGGGAATAGTTTTTGATGTACCTACAAGCGATGAGCGTAAGTGGGAAAAGCCGTTGCCGTCATGCCATTTTTCGTCATGGCCGTAAACGCCTTTTTCTGGAGCAATGATTTCAAGCGCTTTGCGAAAATCCGATATTAATCCAGTCTCAAATTCAAGAGTAGTTACCGCCGAAGTGGAGCTTGACACGCTTATTGTAACCAAACCATTTTGTACCCCTGAACGCGAAACAATCCTTTTAACATCATCAGTAATATCAGAAATATCCGTATATCCTTTAGTTTCACGGCTGATATATTCAGAGTAAATCATAATCTTTCCTCATAAAAATTCTTTGAAAAGGCAAGAAAATAGGCAGGTTTCCAAAACCTTTGTCCGCCCCGTTATTGCAACATGGAGCAATTATACATAAATTATAAAAAAAAGGCAAAAATATCAGTATCTGACTTCAATCTTCACAGGCACTTAATATTGCGGCTTGAAGATGCAATGTCTTGACGGACTTATAAAAATTAAACTATTAAAAAACCGCAGAGCTTTGTTAAGAAGCTCTGCGGTTTTTATTTTTTATTATTTTATCCCCACCAATTATGCTGCCGCTGCCACCGCTCTGGCATTCCTAAGCATTGGACTCAATGCCACCGCAGCTTCACCTCCCCTCATCCCTGCCGATATCATCTTCAGTAACTCTTCATTCTTCTCAAATATATCAACAGGCTCTTTCTTCTCCAACTCCATCTTTAGCTTCTCTATATCTATCTTAAACTTTCCCATTGTCATAATATTATCCTCTATACTCACTTCCTTAGCCATCGTAGCCATCGCTTCCGCTACCACATACCTATTAACTTTTACCTCCCTCGGCATTAACCCTTGCAGCCTTTCCACTCCTTCCTTGTCTTTTACCTCATTTATCAGCCTCTTTACCTCTTTATCTTCCAACGACGCCATCAACATATCTCCCACCACTCTTATCAGCGCTATCTCTCTATCCCTTTCTTCCAATGTCAATTCCCCTTTTTGCTCAGAGGATATCGCCTCTCCTATCTTATTTATCGCCGCATTCGCTACTCCTTCTTTATTATATTCCCCTTTTTCCTTTTCCAACCCTAGATACTTTTCCATCTCCTCTACAGACGCAAACGCCACCACCGCTGCCAACACCATTATGTCTAACTCTTTACTACCACCCATATACCCCTGATCCTGCTCGGCATCCTTCATCTTTTCCCCTGCATTTACCATATCTCCTATTCTCGTATATCCATTTATAATCTCTTCAATCATATTTTTAACTACTACTTTAACATCATCATTGACTTTGCTTACAACTACTTCTATTGCCTCTTTTATTATCCTTGACGATGGCGCAGATAATACTTCTTTTATTATTCCCTTATTCTCCTCCATCACTTCTTCTCTTGCCAACACTTTGTTAAATCCTTTATCTACCAATTCTTCAAGCGTTCCCGCCTTTTCTTCCCCAGATTCTCTATATATCACTTTCCCATCTTCACCTATCTCCGTTATCGCTATAACATGCCCTATTTCTTTCTCCTCTTTTACCAGCAGTATACCTTCTCCTATTTTTATTGCTTTGCCCTCTATCAACTCTTTATTTATTTCTCCCAATACCAAATCTAATGTCTCCCTCGCCGCTCCTATCTTCACCAGCGGCACCTCTCCTTCTAACAACTCCTCTCCCGCCGCCAGCAGATTATCCTCTTTGTATTTATAATCGTTAGCTGATAACCCTAGCATTTTCTGCGCAAGTTCCTCGCTTATTTTCACACCAGGTATTGCATTGAACGCCATTATCAGACAATTTTCCATTATTCCTTTTTCTTCACTCGTTCCTTCCTCTGACGCCAACAAACCAGTAGTCTCCAGCACTACTTTCGCTGCCCCTTGCACCGCCGTTGCCGACTCGGGCAAGCTTTCTGCAAACGTTATCTCTTTTTCTATTCCTTCCTCTCTCTTTACCCCTGCGGTATACCCTTCAATTTTTTTGTTTTCCCCAGATTCATATATTCTTTTTATTTCCGTAACTTTTGCTTCTGCATCACTAAAATTATCATCTTTGTTGTATATTCTGTTAACCACGTCACTCATTCCAGCTTTCTGATAGAACTTGCTATCCTTTATAGTTGCTATAAGTGTATCAATAAACTCAGTATCCTCCAATACATTTAAACTTAATTCTACGGCAAAAATTTCATTTTTTAGTTTATCATAGTTACTTTTAATTTTACTAATTGCTTCCTCACTTAACAATTCCTTTAATACCAACCTTCTATACTCTTCTGACGGTAATGATGTTATATCAGCGTATGTCACCTTTTCTCCATTACTTTCTTTGTATTTTTTCACTAATTTATTAACGTATTCTTTAACTTTATCTTTTTTCGGCTTTGCAAGTTCGATTATTAACAAATTTTCATTAATTTTGCCAGCTTTTTTGGCGTCTTTATAATTCCTCTTAATATTTCTTATTTCTTCTTTACTAAAACCCAATTTTAATAAGCCATCATTATTTATTACCCCATTATCAACCAAACTTTTGATGGGAACTTTGCTCTTGACATATGCTGTCAACTCTTCCACATTTTTTTTGCCCACACCTTCTTGTTTGACATTATCCTCAAGTCCTCTGAATATCCCCGCAACTGTTTCTATCGTATGCCATTCTTTGCCTAATATTTGGCTCAAAGGCAAAGAATCTATCAATTCTTGGAATAATCCTTTTCCTCTGAGATCATATACTCTGCTGTTATACACTTCTTCGCTACTTCCATATTCTTCTATCAAATCTTTCATAAACTCATTAACGGCTTTATTAATATTATTTTTGTCTTCGCTGTATGCCTTGATATTTGCTTCTCTCTCTTTTGCATCCTTTGTATCCCTATATTTCTCAGCAGCCTCTTCATTAAGTTTTTTCTTAGCTTCTGCTTCAATCCCTTTCTTAGTCTTTTTGCCAAGTATTTCTTTTCTATTTGCCGCTGCTTTCTTCTTTTCTTTATCAGTCAACAGCAACTCTTTTAATTCCTTAGCGTTAAGCTCTTTCAGCGCTTTCATCTTTTCATCATCTTCCTCTTTTCTATTGGCTTCCTTCTGCAAGATCTTGTAATTTTTATCTATCAGTTTTATTTTCTTCTTTCCATATCCTAATGACTTCAACAATTTAACAGATACATTTTCTTTATCCAGTAAATTTCCAATAACAGATCTTTCTTTGGCAAATGACAGCACCTTATCTACAATATTTTCCTCTTTAATATCTTTCAAATTATTAAACATCTCCGAAACTTTATTTCCTGATATCATTTTATGCAAAATTTCCAATCCTGCTTCTGTCTTATCCACTCTATTTTTATCAGATGATTTAAGCTCGCTCGCTATCTCAATCATATCATTTAATGTTAACTCGTTAAACAATACAATCTCTATCTTCTCTTCTGTAAACTTATACGCTCTATATGCATATTTGTAATCTTTGCGACCTTTATCCCCTTTCGACTGTTCAATGGTTTCAGCATATTTATTCAACGCACTATCTAGTTTCATCTCGACAGAATCCGACATTTCTTCTTTGTATAAATATTCTGCCGCTTTCTGTAGCTGTTTAGATTTCAGTCTGCCAAGACTGCCTATTATCTCCTTATTTATAGCTTCAATCGAATGATAGCCACTCAATCTTGAGGCTTGAGCGGACGGCACAATGTCAAGCTCTATCAAAAGAACGAATCCCTCTACAACTTTATCCTCACTGTTTAATATTTTAAGCGACAACTTGTTTACTTCTTCTTTTGTTACTCCCTTTTCTTCAGACAGCTTTTCGACATTGGCATCTATTCTATTTTTATCCAATCCGACTTCATCCCAAATCTCTTTCGGCAGACCATAGATTAAATATTCACTCAGGCTCATCATCTGCAATGTCTTCTCTATATATCCATCTACATCATCTTCTACAATACTGATAATTTTACGTGTATCGGATATTTTACTCAACATCAAATTAAGATTATTTCTTAATATGGATATGAGAGTATTCCTTATATCCTCATCAAACTTGTTTAATATCTTAGAAGAGTTAAGCCATTCTTTTATCTTACTGTTATTTGCTTCTATTTTTTCTACATCTAATTTTTCCGATTCCAACACAGCCCTGACACCTTCATCTTTCAGATTTATATCGTCATACCTAAGTGTTTTTATGCCTGTATTGATGTTATCTAGTATTTTTCTGACTTCATTATTTGTATCTGTTTGTGTCTTCCTTAAGTTTTCTAATTTTTGCTCTTTCGACTTGAGATCTTTTTTCAAAATTTTTAATTGTTTTTTGAGAAGCCTCAGCGTCTCCTGCTGCGCTTCTTCTAATTCTTGCTCAGCTTTACCTTTCTTGTTTATAATATTATCCAACGAACTGGATAAGCGAATAGCTCTTTCTATCGACTTTTGAATTACAGGCTTGTTTTCAGTTTTATTTGTATCGGCTTGTTCAACAGTATCAGTTGCTAAAGTTTGAGCTTCTTTAAATAATTTTTCTATTTTATCCAACTCTTTATTTAATGCCAGTCTGAGCGAAGCTCTTTTATTATTCTCCTTATTTCTTTGAGCATTAATTTCGTTTACTTTTGTGTCTATTTCTTTTTTGTATAAGTCCTTAAATTTATTATCAAAATCTTTTGCTGTTTTTATATCTTTTACTTTTTGTGATATTTTCTTTTCTATTTTTATCTTTTCAAGCTGCCCAATTTTATTGTCGCTGATTTTTACCTCAGCTGTAACTGTTTTTTTCGCCTCCAGCATGATTTCTTTTTCAGCAGCTTTTTTTATATAGTTTTCCGCTGCTGTTCTAATGTTCTCTTCAATTATTTCCGACCCTCTACTATCCTCACCGCCAAGCTTTTCTAACTCTGCTAAATACATCTCAATTTTCTTCTGTGCAGCTCTTGCTGTTTTACTATTGCGCTGTGCATCTTTTAGAGCTTTTTGGGCAGTGGAAATACCATCTTTCGCCTTCTTATGTGACTCTGAATTATAATTTTTTATTTGGCTATCTAATTTATCTATTTGATTCTTATTCTCGCTCATGCCCTTTTCAGTCTGTTCAATATTCTTTTTATTTTCTTCCAATTTTTCAATTGATATCTTTTCTAAAGTATTTTTTACATTCTTTTGTTCCATTTTTATTTTGTCTATAAATCTCTCGGCAAAACCTTTGTTTGCAAGTTCTGCAAAATTCATATTTTCCATAAATTTAGCGGCAACAATAGGAGCTACACCCTCCTTTTCCAAATATTCTCCCAACTTCTTGATATTTTCCAATACAATTTCATCGTCTATTTTGACGACTTCCAATGCTTTTTTAAATGCCGTTCCCTCTTCTTTAACGCCTGTTTCATCTGCAGCGACCTGCTGCCTCATTTTGTCTTCAATGTCTCCCAGCCTTAATACTTTCCTTATCTCTTCTTTAATATTTTTAACATCAATCTTTCTTATATCTATCCTCCCACCGATTTCATATCCTTCTTTTTCAATATCATCAACTGCAGTTATAATATTGTCCGCATCCTCAACGCTTTTTACAGTAGGATTGACTATAAACAAAATCAGTTTAAGATTCTCTTTCTCACTTCGTTTGCCTTTGACTTCTCCCGCTATATCTCTCGCTTCTCTCATTGAAATGAGTTTCTCATTCAAGAAATTCAGCTGAATTTCTTCCCGCATTTTAGGTTCCATTTTTGCTTTCAGCCTATTAAGCAGCAGATACATCTCTTTGTCCGATTTTAACCTTGGTATGTTTATTTTCCCTAAATTGGCAAATATGTTAACCTTGCTTAACTTCTCAAGCATACCATTGTTCAACCTCTTCGGAATAAATCCCATCGACATAAAGCTTAACCCCATCATCAATCCCATAGGCAACGACACCCAAGGCAATAATGACATCAATAAACCGATTACAATTCCTGACCCCTTCAATGCCATTCTTGCCGCGCGTTCAGATGTTGTCTCTAACATTATATTTTGTGCTTCCACGTAATCACCTCTGCGAACTGCCTCATCTAATTTCGAAAAATCATAATTGCGGCTAAACTTGACACCCTGCTTTTGGGCAGATTGATTTGCGTTAAAGAGAGTTTGATAATTATCAATTAATTGCCTGCCACCAAATTTGATATTTCCTAAATCATCATATTGTAATGAAGCAAGTAAAGCTTCAGGAATATTCACATTGCCTTCTGTCAATACATTGCGTTTAGTTTTTGCGAAAGCAGTGTTTGCCTTATTAATTGCCCTTTGTGCCAATTTAAGTTTTATATTATAGAACATATATTCAATTTTCCCTTCAAGCGTGTTGAATGTTCCTTTTTCATGTTCTATTCTTATCTCATTCTTCAAATTTTCATATTTAGAATTTACAGATATGATTTCATCAACATCTTTTTTGATACTTTTGCCAAAATCAAATGTGCCTTTAGCATATTCCATTAACGCGTCTTTAAGATTTGTTACACTACTTATGCGTACATCGTCTGATTTCTTAGTCTCTTCAGCAACTATTGCATTAACGTTAAAAATATCGTCAAGAGTAATTCCCGTAGACGCATTACCTGTAAGAACTTCGACATTCTGCAATATCAATACTGTGTCCACCAGCTTCTCAAAATTATCGGCATCGTCTTTTTGCAGTTGAGTCTGAGGCAATAACGCATTAACAGCATAAAGCTTCTGATCAGCATTTTCTGAATTAATGGCTTCCTGCAAAGCCAAGGCTTGGCCAAACACAACGGAGCCAGCTTCACTGATCTCTGTTCCCGCATTATTAAATAATTTAAGCTTTTGCTCAGAAATACTTATTTTTTCTTCTAAACGTTTTATTTCCTCATTATTATTAGGTACTTCCTTAGCCTTAAACATATCGGACACTGCCTCTCTTTTCTCATCTACGAATTTCTTAACAAGGGCATCCTCTGACATATTAAGCCTGTCGGCAAGAATTTGTATATTTTTGACGTAATCCGTTATGCTTGCTTTATTTGAGCTTTCTTTAACACTACCGACGCTTTGAGCCACGACTCTATCTTCCGCGTCTTGTCCTTCCTTTGAAAATACGCGTTCGTTAAACAATTTAATATAACCGTTTGCAGAATAAATATCGCCGTCTCTTTCTCTCATCAACCTTTCTTCAACAGCGCTTTTATTTGCGTTTATTGTGTTTTTATCCGAAATAAATGTAACATGGATATTATATTTATTTGTGCCTTTGCCAGTTTCAAGTTGAGAATGTCTTGTTCCACCGGCACGTCCGACAAATTGTTCTATAGCAGATTTATAACTGAGATGCGGATCTATAGCCACAAGTTCGAGGAAATGAACGTTATCTTTGAAGTTAATATCAACACCTCTGCCGATTTGCTCATAAGTCCCTATAAAAAATCTTCTGCTGCCTTCATTCTTGGCAAGAGTATTCCCATCGGCTTTTGACATAGTAGTGTCAAACCAAGCTATTTCTTTTTCGCTTTCTTTATCTATAAAACCCGTAAGTTCGCCAAGCTTTTTAAACATATCTATTTTTGTCTGAGAAGGCATTCCGACAATTAGACCGGAATTCTTATATAACATTGTTGTAAATATCGGATTAAAAACCTCTAATACCGTATTGGCAGCTTTAAGAGTAGTTCCTTTAAACGAACCGTCTTTACCTTTATCTATATTTATCTCCACACTTTCCATTTTCATATCTGAAGCAGGAGTATAATTTACTGCAGCATATCCCATTGCTTTTCTTGCAGAAGCAGAATAAGTGCCGGTCACGCCTATAAAACCTGAAGCTCTATTTAAAGCATCTATTATGGCAATTGAAGAATTCTCTCTTGAACCGACTTTTGTTATTCCTGCTATTTCCTCTCCTCTGTCAAGCATTCTTATTTCCTGAATTTGTTTAAAGCCCGCCTGAGGGACAAGGTCTGCCAATGCTCCGCCTGAAACAAGTTGAACTTTATAGTCTCCCTGCGCATCAAAACCCATTCCGAAATTTTGTCCTTCAACCCAGGTCATGTCTGACATAAGCATATTGTTGATAATTTCGCTTAACTTAAACCCGGAAGCAAAAATATTAGTGGTATTAATCAGCCCGAGCTTATTTCCAATATCTTTGCTTATCTTTCTAACGCCTTGTTCAAAAATTTCCATTGCCTTTTCATTATTTCTCAAAACAACATCCGTTCTGTTTTTGATTTCAACGTCTAATATCTTTCCGGAAAGCTCAAGCAAATTAATAGTTTTATTGTTTATCGGCGAATTTTGCAGCTGAGAAAGCGCATTTCTTACTTCACGAATTCTTGCTGCATCTATTGTTAATGTATTAGTTTTACCGTCTCTAATATATGTTTCGGCTTTCCCCTCCACGCTTTGAAGCATATCTGACAATGACTTATGCAAAGCTTCTATTTGAGGCTTGGTAGCTTCAATAGCTTTTGCAATAACAGCTGCGTCAGCTTTTGTAAATCCGGATTTTTTAGTTCTTAAAATATCCAATGCAGGTTTTAAATTAGCCTGCACATCAAGCGACGATTTAAGTGTTCCGTCATTCTTGGCAATTTCCTCAACCAGCAACTCTCTTTGAGTCGTCCATTCTTTTTCATAAACTCCCTTCTCTCCGAAAGATTTAAAAAATTCATAAAATGCAGATGTTGATTCTTCAAAACCGCCCGTATCTCCCTGCATAACTTTAGACATATAAACGGCAGTATCGGCTTCATCTCCGAGAATAATACCTACTTTGCCTCCAAATATCTGCTTTGCTCCAGCTTTACTTTCCGCTACGTTTATAAAAGCAAAATCAGTATATGTCATGAAGTAAGATGCTTTTGTCCCGTATTTTGCTACCGCAGCGGCATAACTGTTGCTGTCAACTTTTTCAAATATATATCTGTCCCCATACAAAGCCCTAATTCTTCCCATATCGTTATTTACAGTAGTGTGAATGTCGGCAAGAAAAACAGAATAATTCCCATATATGTCGTTTGCCAATTTAACGGCAGGAAATATCGCCGAAAGAACAGAAGTTTTTCCTTCACCGGTTCCAAGTATTTCAATTTGTCTGAATGCATTTTTTATGGAGGATCCATCGCCCGATCTCATGCTTTCCGTCATTGAGCTAGTAATACCTCTCATAGCTTCATACTGCGCCTTAGAGAATGTGAACCCGCCTGATAAACTTGATGCCAACTGCAATTGAATCGCTTTTTCAGACAATTCGCCGATGAGACCTTTATCTTCTTTATTTTTTCCGACAAATTCTTCAAATTTCTGTCTTTCTGCATCCGTAAGTTTTTTTATTCCTTGTTCTTTTATTTTGTTTGCAACTTTAGACATCTCATTGATTTTTTCAATCGTTGTTATCTTATTAGAAACTTCTTTGAATTGATACATAGCCATCATATCAAAGTTAAAAATAACTTCTCTGTCTTTCCCATTAATTTTTATTGTTGCTTTCTGTTGAAAGGAAGCATAATCATTTGATTTTGCTTTCCACTCTTTTACAGAATCATCATTTCTAAATTCGTTTTTTTCGACAAAATTTTTAATGATATCATTCCTTGCTTTATCAAATGACTTCGCGTTTTCACCGACAATTTCTCCCAGCTTAATATCATGATTACTGATAAGCTTATCCAAAAGCAGCCAGCGAATGTCCTTATATTCATCAGCAACCTCTGGTTTTGTAACTTCCAAAAGTAATTCATCCAGATTTTGCATTTTCTCTGACTCTGAATATATCCTATCCGCCTTAATACGATTACTTTCATTAACACTCTTGTTTACCGACGTTAATTCTTCAGACACTTTCTTTATGCTTTGGACTTCTCTCTCAGAATAACGGCTACCTTCTTTTAAAATTTCTCCTACAAATTTTCCGGCCTGTTCTACAAAAACTTTTTCAAAAGCGCCGACCCTTGACGCCCATCCATCAAGAGACTTTAGCATTCCTTTTGCAGTTTCTACGGAAACTCCATCAAAAAGTTTTACTAAATTAAGCCCTTCTTCTCCTTGTTGAAGTCCTTTTTCATACTTTGAGGCTATATTTTCAGCTATTTTTTCATGTAATCCAGATAAATATATAGTATTAAGTATCTTACCTTCTATCACAACATTTTTTCTAAGAATTAAATTAGCTTTGTAAAATTCTACATTAGCAGAACTTATCCTTTTGCTTACATCGGTTAATTTTATGCGTTCAGCTTCTAATCGGACTATTCTCTTTTGAGTGGTGGCTTCATTTGCCGTT harbors:
- the argB gene encoding acetylglutamate kinase; translation: MKKLTVVKFGGSLTKNPSVQRKFLKELAEISQRQNIILVHGGGPEINLLLEKFSITSKFVNGFRFTDASALEVVEMALCGKVNRVLTSGLIKNKVAAVGFSAKDGNSVVCRRIKKLGFVGEPIKVNKKLIETLIKAGFLPVIASIASDSRANAMNVNADTLATAIAIAFKADKLVFLTDAAGVLDKNKKTIKEIKIKDIAPLIKNGTVNGGMIPKIKGCDNSVRKGVKEVWIAEGSKGIKNIYGTVIKK
- a CDS encoding RsmD family RNA methyltransferase; amino-acid sequence: MTLKIIAGDARGRILKTLPQDDLSIRPMLGRMKKSVFDIIQFRLPDCDFLDLFAGVGSVGIEALSRGAKKCVFAEISEASLKLIKNNVNMCGYNDRAAIVRCNVIKQFELIAGKYDIVFMGPPYKDGDKKALTLTYPTLKNAVKYDILKKDSIIITQKHIKESVGNVAGLDLFRTEKYGDTVVSFYRPENEIRV
- a CDS encoding PD-(D/E)XK nuclease family protein — its product is MKYGFDRADFKISYSRINTYLFCPYKYKLIYIDNQYIPLNADITFGQIIHKTLEKYHSRGGKDLSGLMECYDESWENKGFATAQQNFEYYRRGTLMLENYFKSFSVLDIKILYTEKSFDANIGKYRFIGIIDRIDEYSDGTKEIMDYKTHLKAWDQQRVDSDLQLTFYVYACKNVFGFMPDKISAYFLSDNIKIYTKRSHEEIENGINLALETAEKIMDDDFSPNTSKCGNCGFKLKCKNSVCLAERV
- a CDS encoding secondary thiamine-phosphate synthase enzyme YjbQ, encoding MIYSEYISRETKGYTDISDITDDVKRIVSRSGVQNGLVTISVSSSTSAVTTLEFETGLISDFRKALEIIAPEKGVYGHDEKWHDGNGFSHLRSSLVGTSKTIPIASKSLLLGTWQQIILVDFDNRPRSRKVFVQVFGE